Proteins co-encoded in one Kutzneria chonburiensis genomic window:
- a CDS encoding acyl-CoA dehydrogenase family protein yields MTVLAPGLADVLAGLDIAAFAPRGVAVVPVSEVPDDAEVVPNNLAAREGLALVRIPGADGPGLTGRRAAALAEVRLAVLRQMLELAVMRLSGRSFAGVPLIEQQLVIGALADVITGAELASSLADDAPAAARHEWLTEAGWTVTKFFGAEGYIADHPVRSLYVSTLVADVWIARDAEGGW; encoded by the coding sequence ATGACCGTATTGGCTCCCGGTCTGGCCGATGTGCTTGCCGGGTTGGACATCGCGGCTTTCGCCCCTCGGGGCGTCGCCGTGGTGCCGGTCTCCGAGGTGCCCGACGACGCTGAGGTCGTACCCAACAACCTGGCCGCGCGGGAGGGTTTGGCGCTGGTACGGATTCCCGGCGCCGACGGCCCCGGGCTCACCGGCCGGCGGGCCGCCGCATTGGCCGAGGTCCGGCTGGCTGTGCTGCGACAGATGCTGGAACTGGCCGTGATGCGGTTGTCCGGTCGCAGTTTCGCCGGCGTGCCGCTGATCGAGCAGCAGCTGGTCATCGGCGCCCTGGCCGACGTGATCACCGGTGCCGAACTGGCGTCGTCACTGGCCGACGACGCCCCGGCCGCGGCCCGGCACGAGTGGCTGACCGAGGCCGGCTGGACGGTCACCAAGTTCTTCGGGGCCGAGGGCTACATCGCCGACCACCCGGTGCGCAGCCTGTACGTGTCCACGCTGGTCGCGGACGTCTGGATCGCCCGCGACGCGGAAGGCGGGTG
- a CDS encoding acyl carrier protein: protein MPDIDDDTRAVVKQALVDVLEKDLPELTDDTRLFGDLGLDSTSVIDLLMSLEDSVGLLIDPDELTAEAFDTFGTLTGYVASCLAAAQEPVG from the coding sequence ATGCCGGACATCGACGACGACACGCGCGCCGTGGTCAAGCAGGCGCTGGTCGACGTGCTGGAGAAGGACCTGCCCGAGCTGACCGACGACACCCGGTTGTTCGGCGACCTCGGCCTGGACTCGACCAGCGTCATCGACCTGCTGATGTCCCTCGAGGACTCGGTCGGCCTGCTGATCGACCCGGACGAGCTGACCGCGGAGGCGTTCGACACCTTCGGCACGCTGACCGGGTACGTGGCGAGCTGCCTCGCCGCCGCCCAGGAGCCGGTGGGCTGA
- a CDS encoding type III PLP-dependent enzyme, which translates to MNWNQIAAEHGTPTYVYDGDHLNQHLRELRAALHPALEVFFSLKSNPNRGVYDVLRAAGARAEVSSLAELRTVLAAGTDPGDIVFLGPGKSPAEIEACIEAGIYALVCESLPELAQIDEAAGRRGVRQRVLLRVNPAFSVKGSRLTMGGKPRQFGIDEATVLAAGPSLGEFAHADVAGVQAYLGTRILDADVVVKNTAYILDLAERIAAATGIRLDAVDIGGGLGVAYFDGEQDLDLAALTKELNPLIERFTAAHPDTRMIMESGRYLTADAGTYLMRVRYVKESMGEKFAVTDGGTHHHMAAVGIGSFVKRNFPIELLSRSAESTESWNVTGPLCTPNDTVAKGARLPSLEAGDLLGVRRSGAYGPSASPVYFLSHGHPAEVVVRHGRTYLVRRRDTVDDVLAKQSTHPDLSTHEGV; encoded by the coding sequence GTGAACTGGAACCAGATAGCCGCGGAGCACGGCACCCCGACCTACGTGTACGACGGCGACCACCTGAACCAGCACCTCAGGGAGCTGCGAGCGGCGCTGCATCCGGCGCTGGAGGTCTTCTTCTCGCTGAAGTCCAACCCCAACCGTGGCGTCTACGACGTGCTGCGGGCCGCCGGTGCCCGGGCCGAGGTGTCTTCGCTGGCCGAGCTGCGCACGGTGTTGGCCGCCGGCACCGATCCCGGCGACATCGTCTTCCTCGGGCCGGGCAAGAGTCCGGCGGAGATCGAGGCGTGCATCGAGGCCGGTATCTATGCGCTGGTCTGCGAATCCTTGCCGGAGCTGGCGCAGATCGACGAGGCAGCGGGGCGGCGGGGCGTGCGGCAGCGGGTGCTGCTGCGGGTCAACCCGGCGTTCTCCGTGAAGGGCTCGCGGCTGACGATGGGCGGCAAGCCCCGCCAGTTCGGTATCGACGAGGCGACCGTGCTGGCCGCCGGGCCGTCGCTGGGCGAGTTCGCGCATGCCGATGTGGCCGGTGTGCAGGCGTATCTGGGCACGCGGATCCTGGACGCGGACGTGGTCGTCAAGAACACCGCGTACATCCTGGACCTGGCCGAGCGGATCGCGGCCGCCACCGGGATCCGGCTGGACGCCGTGGACATCGGCGGCGGCCTCGGCGTCGCCTACTTCGACGGTGAGCAGGACCTGGACCTCGCGGCGCTGACCAAGGAGCTCAACCCGCTGATCGAGCGGTTCACCGCGGCCCACCCCGACACACGGATGATCATGGAGTCGGGGCGGTATCTCACGGCCGACGCCGGCACGTACCTGATGCGCGTGCGCTACGTGAAGGAGTCGATGGGGGAGAAGTTCGCCGTCACCGACGGCGGGACCCACCACCACATGGCGGCGGTCGGCATCGGCTCGTTCGTCAAGCGCAACTTCCCGATCGAGCTGCTGTCCCGGTCGGCCGAGTCCACCGAAAGCTGGAACGTCACCGGGCCGCTGTGCACGCCCAACGACACCGTCGCCAAGGGCGCTCGGCTGCCGTCGCTGGAAGCCGGCGATCTGCTCGGCGTGCGGCGCTCCGGTGCGTACGGGCCGTCGGCGTCGCCGGTGTACTTCCTCAGCCACGGCCACCCGGCCGAGGTCGTGGTGCGGCACGGCCGGACCTACCTGGTCCGCCGCCGCGACACCGTGGACGACGTGCTGGCCAAGCAGTCCACCCATCCCGACCTGAGCACTCACGAAGGAGTCTGA
- a CDS encoding ATP-grasp domain-containing protein — MADSFTARLKTALVGDPTARFVYLNNFEVERAWGQDEPGLPGAGLSFSAAMVNRMEEVGVLLADDHDAVVLKGPLDPGHADYLRGLGVAAGRQLVVDNNEPQRSITGDVLASPRLLAELASMADGRTYLMPLGVSADEERLAAVTGLPLAAPSAGVCKQVNGKIYSRELVNAAGLTAVPGAECRTLDELAAALDTHAGEGTRVVVKESLGVSGRGMVVLDSPKRASQLLRLLQRRGSDTVSLVVESWIDKVADLNYQFILGRGGEIRFETVKTAFTENGVHRGHLFPPALSAAQVGELEAAASVLGKTLSADGYYGVVGVDAMLGVDGTLYPCLEINARFNMATYQNRVAERLVGEGRFALAGTFDLKPARAHSFDEVRAALGSLLFEGGRGVLVNNFSTLNAAVLAGAGAYGRVYAICVGDSVDEVRTISADAESALRGMVETP, encoded by the coding sequence ATGGCTGACAGCTTCACCGCGAGACTGAAGACGGCGCTGGTCGGCGATCCGACCGCGAGATTCGTCTACCTCAACAACTTCGAGGTCGAGCGCGCCTGGGGCCAGGACGAGCCCGGTCTGCCCGGCGCCGGCCTGTCGTTCTCCGCCGCCATGGTGAATCGTATGGAGGAGGTCGGCGTCCTGCTGGCCGACGACCACGACGCCGTTGTCCTCAAGGGCCCGCTCGATCCCGGCCACGCGGACTACCTGCGCGGCCTGGGCGTCGCCGCCGGCCGGCAGCTGGTCGTGGACAACAACGAGCCCCAGCGGTCCATCACCGGCGACGTCCTGGCCTCGCCACGGCTGCTGGCCGAACTCGCCTCGATGGCCGACGGCCGCACGTACCTGATGCCGTTGGGCGTCTCGGCCGACGAGGAAAGGCTGGCCGCGGTTACCGGCCTGCCGCTGGCCGCGCCGAGCGCCGGCGTGTGCAAGCAGGTCAACGGCAAGATCTACAGCCGCGAGCTGGTCAACGCCGCCGGTCTGACGGCCGTGCCCGGGGCCGAGTGCCGCACGCTCGACGAGCTCGCCGCGGCCCTCGACACCCACGCCGGCGAAGGCACCCGGGTCGTGGTCAAGGAATCGCTCGGCGTTTCCGGCCGCGGCATGGTCGTGCTGGACAGCCCCAAGCGTGCCTCGCAGCTGCTGCGGCTGCTCCAGCGCCGCGGCTCGGACACCGTCTCGCTGGTCGTGGAGAGCTGGATCGACAAGGTCGCCGACCTGAACTACCAGTTCATCCTCGGCCGCGGCGGCGAAATCCGCTTCGAAACCGTCAAGACCGCCTTCACCGAGAACGGCGTGCACCGCGGCCACCTGTTCCCGCCGGCGCTCAGCGCCGCCCAGGTCGGCGAGCTGGAGGCGGCTGCCTCGGTGCTCGGTAAGACCTTATCGGCTGATGGGTATTACGGCGTCGTAGGAGTGGACGCCATGCTCGGCGTCGACGGCACGCTCTACCCCTGTCTGGAGATCAACGCCCGGTTCAACATGGCGACCTACCAGAACCGGGTGGCCGAACGGCTGGTCGGCGAGGGTCGTTTCGCCCTGGCCGGGACGTTCGACCTGAAGCCGGCGCGGGCGCACAGCTTCGACGAGGTCCGCGCCGCGCTGGGATCGCTGCTGTTCGAGGGCGGGCGGGGCGTGCTGGTGAACAACTTCTCCACGCTGAACGCCGCCGTGCTGGCCGGGGCCGGTGCGTACGGGCGGGTGTACGCGATCTGCGTCGGCGACAGCGTGGACGAGGTCCGGACGATCAGCGCCGACGCGGAGTCGGCCCTGCGAGGGATGGTGGAGACGCCGTGA
- a CDS encoding 3-oxoacyl-[acyl-carrier-protein] synthase III C-terminal domain-containing protein, with the protein MVARHLISLDDLSDDELHDIVARGAEPSRSRPDSPLAGKVVGIYFRKTSTRTRTAFSAAALRLGANVIAFGPDDLQLNTGESSEDTGRVFSRMLDALVARTADDPEEMRAWADQDRMAVVNAMSADEHPTQALADLTTLAGRFGEIEGLRILYVGEGNNTAAALALGLTRYRGTHLELRTPPGYGLTQDIRERAAKLAASSGAIVHEQHDLDDLSMFDVVYTTRWQTTGTTKPDPHWRTVFAPFQVTTELMDRFPDAVFMHDLPAHRGEEVVAEVLDGPRSIAFDQAENKMHSAMAVLEWCVAGNGAVVLRLRKIVPFVPEDSFTVPDLRDPLDLSAKEVRLFTRFFGLDRITTVGPLSVVDILLAAGEEALGGTDRSLVRYVVHAHTVQHIVPPYLRHMDTVREKLGLDDARAFTMAHQSCVTGLYALKTVEALLRDEPPGSTALILIGEKVVSSVMQHIPNTTILGDAAAAALVSLDGPGDTVLGLAQRTLGQFHAAGDMTPEQQGRYHESYVPALAAVMRDAVQDAGITLDDVSLVLPHNVNRFSWSETARLLGLPLTRIYLENIPRMGHCFSADPFVNLATARAEGATTPGDTVLLASAGQGGTFAAAVVRTGEDHG; encoded by the coding sequence GTGGTAGCACGGCATCTGATCTCGCTGGACGACCTGTCCGACGACGAGCTGCACGACATCGTCGCGCGCGGCGCGGAACCGTCCCGGTCACGGCCGGACAGCCCGCTGGCCGGCAAGGTCGTGGGCATCTACTTCCGCAAGACCTCGACCCGCACCCGGACCGCCTTCTCGGCGGCCGCGCTCAGGCTCGGTGCGAACGTGATCGCCTTCGGCCCCGACGACCTTCAGTTGAACACGGGGGAGAGCAGCGAGGACACCGGCCGCGTGTTCTCCCGCATGCTCGACGCCTTGGTCGCCCGCACGGCCGACGACCCCGAGGAAATGCGGGCTTGGGCCGACCAGGACCGAATGGCCGTGGTCAACGCCATGAGCGCCGACGAGCACCCGACCCAGGCACTGGCCGACCTGACCACGCTGGCCGGGCGCTTCGGCGAGATCGAGGGCCTGCGCATCCTCTACGTGGGCGAGGGCAACAACACCGCCGCGGCGCTTGCGCTCGGCCTCACCCGCTACCGCGGCACGCACCTGGAACTGCGTACGCCGCCGGGATATGGCCTCACGCAAGACATCCGTGAGCGCGCGGCGAAGTTGGCGGCCTCCAGCGGTGCCATCGTGCACGAACAGCACGATCTCGATGACCTGTCGATGTTCGACGTCGTCTACACGACCCGGTGGCAGACGACCGGCACCACCAAGCCGGATCCCCACTGGCGCACCGTGTTCGCGCCGTTCCAGGTGACGACCGAGTTGATGGACCGCTTCCCGGACGCCGTGTTCATGCACGACCTGCCGGCCCACCGCGGCGAGGAGGTCGTGGCCGAGGTGCTCGACGGGCCGCGCAGCATCGCCTTCGACCAGGCCGAGAACAAGATGCACAGCGCGATGGCGGTGCTGGAGTGGTGCGTCGCCGGGAACGGGGCCGTTGTGCTGCGCCTGCGTAAGATCGTGCCGTTCGTGCCCGAGGACAGCTTCACGGTGCCGGACCTGCGTGACCCGCTCGACCTGTCGGCCAAGGAAGTCCGGCTGTTCACCCGGTTCTTCGGCCTGGACCGGATCACCACCGTCGGCCCGCTGTCGGTGGTGGACATCCTGCTCGCTGCCGGCGAGGAGGCGCTCGGCGGCACGGACCGCTCGCTGGTCCGCTACGTCGTCCACGCGCACACCGTGCAGCACATCGTGCCGCCGTACCTGCGCCACATGGACACCGTGCGGGAGAAGCTCGGTCTCGACGACGCGCGGGCGTTCACCATGGCCCATCAGAGCTGCGTCACCGGCCTGTACGCGCTGAAGACAGTCGAGGCGCTGCTCCGCGACGAACCGCCCGGCAGCACCGCACTGATCCTCATCGGCGAGAAGGTGGTGTCGTCGGTGATGCAACACATTCCGAACACCACCATCCTCGGCGACGCCGCCGCGGCCGCCCTGGTGTCGTTGGACGGCCCCGGCGACACGGTGTTGGGCCTGGCGCAGCGCACGCTCGGCCAGTTCCACGCGGCCGGCGACATGACGCCGGAGCAGCAGGGCCGCTACCACGAGAGCTACGTCCCGGCACTCGCCGCGGTCATGCGGGATGCCGTGCAGGACGCCGGGATCACGCTCGACGACGTGTCACTGGTGTTGCCGCACAACGTGAACCGGTTCTCGTGGAGCGAAACCGCCCGGCTGCTCGGCCTGCCGCTGACCCGGATCTACCTGGAGAACATCCCGCGGATGGGGCACTGCTTCTCGGCCGATCCGTTCGTCAACCTGGCGACCGCGCGCGCCGAGGGGGCGACCACACCGGGCGACACGGTGTTGCTGGCATCGGCCGGCCAGGGCGGCACGTTCGCCGCCGCCGTCGTGCGAACAGGGGAAGACCATGGCTGA
- the sbnB gene encoding 2,3-diaminopropionate biosynthesis protein SbnB, with the protein MFSFHVLGGKDIRAVIEKSRPELYARVRDTYLAHHRGETINPRSYFLRFPEKPNARIIALPALVRGEPGVAGIKWIGSFPDNVSRNIPRASAVLLLNDFETGYPFACLEAAQISAARTAASAVLGAEALHGSRVARKVAVVGAGVISRNILEFLRALDWEISEVVIHDAVADYAGKAARYTESLGYSSSVGTNLADAVDRADIVVLATTAGEPYIVDPEAFAPGQTVLNVSLRDIGPDIIAAAHNVLDDVDHCLNADTSPHLAEQQLGHRDFIDGTLAELLLGEITLGRDKPRIFSPFGLGVLDIAVGLEIFTTGVATGCAQAVPDFFAEVARW; encoded by the coding sequence GTGTTCTCGTTCCATGTGTTGGGCGGCAAGGACATCCGTGCCGTCATCGAGAAGTCGCGGCCGGAGCTGTACGCCCGCGTCCGGGACACCTACCTCGCCCACCACCGCGGCGAGACGATCAACCCGCGCAGCTACTTCCTGCGGTTCCCGGAGAAGCCGAACGCCCGGATCATCGCCCTGCCGGCGCTGGTGCGCGGCGAACCCGGCGTTGCCGGTATCAAGTGGATCGGCAGCTTCCCGGACAACGTCTCCCGCAACATCCCGCGGGCCTCGGCCGTGTTGCTGCTCAACGACTTCGAGACCGGCTACCCGTTCGCCTGCCTCGAAGCGGCGCAGATCAGCGCCGCGCGGACGGCGGCATCGGCCGTGCTCGGGGCGGAGGCGCTGCACGGCTCTCGGGTGGCGCGGAAGGTCGCTGTCGTCGGCGCGGGCGTGATCTCGCGCAACATCCTGGAGTTCCTGCGTGCATTGGACTGGGAGATCTCCGAAGTCGTGATCCACGACGCCGTGGCCGACTACGCCGGCAAGGCCGCCCGGTACACGGAGTCGTTGGGCTACAGCAGTTCTGTTGGTACGAATTTGGCCGATGCGGTTGACCGGGCCGACATCGTGGTGCTCGCCACGACCGCCGGCGAGCCGTACATCGTTGACCCGGAAGCGTTTGCGCCCGGCCAAACGGTGCTCAACGTGTCGCTGCGCGATATCGGCCCGGACATCATTGCCGCCGCTCACAACGTACTCGACGACGTCGATCACTGCCTGAACGCCGACACGTCGCCGCACCTGGCCGAGCAGCAGCTCGGACACCGGGACTTCATCGACGGCACGCTGGCCGAGCTGCTGCTCGGCGAGATCACGCTCGGCCGGGACAAGCCGCGCATCTTCTCGCCGTTCGGGCTCGGTGTGCTGGACATCGCGGTCGGGCTGGAGATCTTCACGACCGGCGTGGCGACCGGCTGCGCCCAGGCGGTACCGGACTTCTTCGCGGAGGTGGCGCGGTGGTAG
- the sbnA gene encoding 2,3-diaminopropionate biosynthesis protein SbnA: MIYEHAYEMVPDDVFLRLREPAGVEVYLKMEGLNPAGSIKLKVAVSMVSDAERRGVLRPGGSLIESSSGSLGIALAMVSASKGYHFLCVTDPNTSPQSVEVMRALGAEVVEVDERDASGGYLGSRISYIERRVASDPLLVWLNQYVNPRNWMAHERHTAASITAELPRVDYLFVGTGTAGTLMGCVRHFRRVSPSTRIIAVDAEGSVSFGTPAGPRYIPGIGASRRPELFRPELVDELIQVSEVDTIRTCRWLAREHGLFAGGSTGSVVSAIRRRAPELPAGSCVVGVSPDFGDRYARTIYDDAWVAGRFGPDCLHDAPAELSTVRS, encoded by the coding sequence GTGATATATGAACACGCCTACGAGATGGTCCCGGACGATGTCTTCCTGCGGCTGCGCGAGCCGGCCGGTGTCGAGGTCTACCTGAAGATGGAGGGCCTGAACCCGGCGGGCTCGATCAAGCTGAAGGTCGCCGTGAGCATGGTCTCCGACGCCGAGCGACGGGGTGTGCTGCGGCCCGGCGGCAGCCTGATCGAGTCGTCGTCGGGCAGCCTGGGCATCGCGCTGGCCATGGTGTCGGCCAGCAAGGGCTACCACTTCCTGTGCGTCACCGACCCGAACACCTCGCCGCAGAGCGTGGAGGTCATGCGGGCGCTGGGGGCCGAGGTCGTCGAGGTGGACGAGCGCGACGCCAGCGGCGGCTACCTCGGCAGCCGCATCTCCTACATCGAGCGCCGTGTCGCTTCGGACCCGCTTCTGGTGTGGCTCAACCAGTACGTGAATCCGCGCAACTGGATGGCCCACGAGCGGCACACCGCCGCGTCGATCACCGCCGAGCTGCCCCGGGTGGACTACCTGTTCGTCGGCACCGGCACCGCCGGCACGCTGATGGGCTGCGTCCGGCACTTCCGCCGGGTATCGCCGTCGACCCGGATCATCGCCGTGGACGCGGAAGGCTCGGTGAGCTTCGGCACGCCGGCCGGCCCGCGGTACATCCCCGGCATCGGCGCCAGCCGGCGGCCGGAGTTGTTCCGGCCGGAGCTGGTCGACGAGCTGATCCAGGTGTCCGAAGTGGACACCATCAGGACCTGTCGCTGGCTGGCCCGTGAGCACGGGCTGTTCGCCGGCGGCTCGACCGGCTCGGTGGTGTCGGCGATCCGGCGCCGTGCGCCCGAACTGCCGGCCGGCTCGTGCGTGGTGGGCGTCTCGCCCGACTTCGGGGACCGGTACGCGCGCACGATCTACGACGACGCCTGGGTGGCCGGCCGGTTCGGCCCGGACTGCCTGCACGACGCCCCCGCCGAGCTGTCGACCGTGAGGAGCTGA
- a CDS encoding condensation domain-containing protein produces the protein MQPPAIRKTGRELTLAQQALWFLQELAPDSSAYNVSGAVNLHFEVDVELMATAVRRTIAAHAVLDCVFRPVAGEVRRLPSRTPFSLDVHELALKDDKLEEFALGLVRRPFRLARDRPIRIALLRRENGPDILLLAAHHIVMDMASQLLTFREILSTYSALRAGTEPTPTAAAEFDEFVDRQRTYLESSKADAARKYWQGQLTDVPDNEIPTDLPRPDVYQFAGSAVEFGLSGKLMADVELAASARNTTTFAFLFSVFQLLLHVYSRQTDLLIGYPATLRAGSRFRESIGYFVNTLPLRARIDPDASFDTLLGNTIDQLWRGLMHRQFPFALMPRLVDAKREPDRAGLIEVMFVLTAEDPADPLAASLAPGARVEHAGLELSEYYLPQQQGQFDLTLQVQHSGGLARAELKYNTSLFTEQTARSLADDFVDLLDAAAAGALPARLREITDGGYTPVEAEER, from the coding sequence ATGCAACCTCCGGCCATCCGAAAGACTGGACGTGAACTCACGCTCGCCCAGCAGGCGCTGTGGTTTCTCCAGGAGCTCGCGCCGGACAGCAGCGCCTACAACGTGTCCGGCGCGGTGAACCTGCATTTCGAGGTCGACGTCGAGCTGATGGCGACGGCGGTGCGGCGGACGATCGCCGCGCATGCCGTGCTGGACTGCGTGTTCCGGCCGGTCGCCGGCGAGGTCCGCCGCCTGCCCAGCCGTACCCCGTTCTCGTTGGACGTGCACGAGCTGGCGCTCAAGGACGACAAGCTCGAGGAGTTCGCGCTGGGCCTGGTGCGGCGGCCGTTCCGGCTGGCCCGGGACCGGCCGATCCGCATCGCCTTGCTGCGGCGGGAGAACGGCCCCGACATCCTGCTGCTGGCCGCGCACCACATCGTCATGGACATGGCCTCCCAGCTGCTGACGTTCCGCGAGATCCTGTCCACGTACTCGGCACTGCGCGCCGGCACCGAACCCACTCCCACGGCCGCCGCGGAGTTCGACGAGTTCGTCGACCGGCAGCGGACGTATCTGGAGTCGTCGAAGGCCGACGCGGCGCGGAAGTACTGGCAGGGTCAGCTGACCGACGTCCCGGACAACGAGATCCCCACCGACCTGCCGCGGCCCGACGTGTACCAGTTCGCCGGCTCCGCGGTCGAGTTCGGGTTGTCGGGCAAGCTCATGGCTGATGTCGAGCTGGCGGCATCAGCCCGGAACACCACGACGTTCGCGTTCCTGTTCTCGGTGTTCCAGCTGCTCCTGCACGTCTACAGTAGACAGACGGATCTGCTCATCGGCTACCCCGCGACGCTGCGGGCCGGCAGCCGGTTCCGCGAGTCGATCGGCTACTTCGTCAACACGCTGCCGTTGCGCGCGCGCATCGACCCGGACGCCTCGTTCGACACGTTGCTGGGCAACACCATCGACCAGTTGTGGCGCGGGCTGATGCACCGGCAGTTCCCGTTCGCCCTGATGCCGCGGCTGGTCGACGCCAAGCGTGAGCCCGATCGCGCCGGCCTGATCGAGGTGATGTTCGTGCTGACGGCCGAGGATCCGGCCGACCCGCTCGCCGCCTCGCTGGCCCCGGGCGCCCGGGTCGAGCACGCCGGGCTCGAGCTGTCCGAGTACTACCTGCCCCAGCAGCAGGGCCAGTTCGACCTGACGCTCCAGGTGCAGCACAGCGGCGGCCTCGCGCGCGCCGAACTCAAGTACAACACCTCGCTGTTCACCGAGCAGACGGCCCGCAGCCTGGCCGACGACTTCGTCGACCTGCTCGACGCCGCGGCCGCCGGCGCCCTGCCGGCCCGGCTGCGGGAGATCACCGACGGCGGTTACACCCCGGTTGAGGCGGAGGAAAGATGA
- a CDS encoding acyl carrier protein → MRQDTEIDPARLAQVRDVVAEVFSAEPAAVAAAGSFEDDLDTNSLLAVDLCVRLEADFGISISNDELPQLMTDLRTVYEFVADKAKW, encoded by the coding sequence ATGAGACAGGACACGGAAATCGACCCGGCCCGACTCGCGCAGGTGCGCGACGTGGTGGCCGAGGTCTTCTCCGCCGAACCGGCCGCGGTCGCGGCGGCGGGCTCGTTCGAGGACGACCTCGACACGAACTCGCTGCTCGCCGTGGACCTGTGCGTCCGCCTCGAGGCGGATTTCGGCATCAGCATCAGCAACGACGAACTGCCGCAGCTCATGACCGACCTGCGCACCGTGTACGAGTTCGTCGCCGACAAGGCGAAGTGGTGA
- a CDS encoding aminoacyl--tRNA ligase-related protein, giving the protein MIETTTLADPIERLADGGWLRPTGGPGLLSFTPKFETVMAGLQAALTAADPTGSAGPTWHPPVVPLANIERAQYTEAFPHLLGSVHALSSQDQDADRTPTDVVLAPAVCYSVYPEVANSVVEGPLYFDAAGYCYRHEATAELGRFRSFRMREFVIVGDASAAWQWRDAWIARCEALFSRLGLTPVVTPASDPFFGPGGRFMKSSQIEQNLKFEFVVALHDDDPGTAIASANCHKEHLGERFAIDHADGGPAHSSCMAFGLERTALALIHAHGDDLADWPTLV; this is encoded by the coding sequence ATGATCGAGACGACCACCCTGGCGGATCCGATCGAGCGGCTGGCCGACGGCGGCTGGCTGCGGCCGACCGGCGGGCCGGGACTGCTCAGCTTCACGCCGAAGTTCGAGACCGTGATGGCCGGCCTGCAGGCCGCGCTGACCGCGGCCGATCCGACGGGATCGGCCGGCCCGACCTGGCACCCGCCGGTGGTGCCGCTGGCCAATATCGAACGGGCCCAGTACACCGAGGCGTTCCCGCACCTGCTGGGCTCCGTGCACGCGCTCTCCTCCCAGGACCAGGACGCCGACCGGACGCCCACCGATGTCGTTCTCGCGCCGGCGGTCTGCTACTCCGTCTATCCGGAGGTGGCCAACAGTGTCGTCGAGGGGCCGCTGTACTTCGACGCCGCCGGCTACTGCTACCGCCACGAGGCGACCGCCGAGCTCGGCCGGTTCCGGTCCTTCCGCATGCGGGAGTTCGTCATCGTCGGTGACGCGTCGGCGGCCTGGCAGTGGCGCGACGCCTGGATCGCCCGCTGCGAGGCGCTGTTCAGCCGGCTCGGGCTGACGCCGGTCGTGACGCCGGCCAGCGACCCGTTCTTCGGTCCCGGCGGCCGGTTCATGAAGTCCAGCCAGATCGAGCAGAACCTGAAGTTCGAGTTCGTGGTGGCGCTGCACGACGACGACCCCGGCACGGCCATCGCCTCGGCCAACTGCCACAAGGAGCATCTGGGCGAGCGGTTCGCCATCGACCACGCGGACGGCGGCCCGGCGCACAGCTCCTGCATGGCGTTCGGCCTGGAGCGGACGGCGTTGGCGCTGATCCACGCGCACGGCGACGACCTGGCCGACTGGCCGACACTGGTCTGA